The following coding sequences lie in one Musa acuminata AAA Group cultivar baxijiao chromosome BXJ1-8, Cavendish_Baxijiao_AAA, whole genome shotgun sequence genomic window:
- the LOC135588467 gene encoding protein IN CHLOROPLAST ATPASE BIOGENESIS, chloroplastic-like isoform X2 has product MLQSRGGAVISPAAKEGLVPLVIPLSESSAGTLTCLLRWPTSPPGMEMPVVEVHKHGVWLLAKSVDQYIHRILVEEDAKAQDSNKLWNASSEAGEKLYKRGDFLESQIADLDVYLLKKVGLFPDVIERKVSRHLERGDQVSAMITGEFYTKNHFPGFGRPFAFNAQLLLKVGRKLEAKDAARGSLKSPWWTLGFKYQEVAEIAEWEDEQIEFIKEKVTEEGRQEDLKKGKAPEQVALDEAAFLLDLASIDGTWDEVVDRVAECYMEAGLCDIAKFILYRE; this is encoded by the exons ATGCTTCAATCACGAG GCGGAGCAGTAATATCTCCTGCAGCCAAAGAAGGACTGGTTCCTCTTGTTATTCCTTTATCAGAAAGCTCTGCAG GAACTTTGACATGCTTACTAAGATGGCCAACTTCTCCTCCTGg GATGGAAATGCCAGTTGTAGAAGTTCATAAACATGGTGTTTGGCTTCTAGCAAAGAGT GTTGATCAGTACATCCATAGAATCCTCGTCGAGGAAGATGCCAAAGCTCAAGATAGTAATAAATTATGGAATGCTTCATCTGAAGCTGGAGAAAAGCTATACAAAAGGGGTGACTTTTTGGAGTCTCAAATTGCTGatcttgatgtatatcttttgaaGAAG GTTGGATTGTTTCCAGATGTTATTGAGCGGAAGGTTTCACGCCATTTGGAGAGAGGGGACCAA GTTTCTGCCATGATCACGGGAGAGTTTTACACAAAGAATCATTTCCCAGGATTTGGCCGTCCTTTTGCATTCAATGCACAGCTTTTGCTAAA GGTTGGGCGTAAGCTTGAAGCCAAAGACGCAGCTCGGGGGTCTCTGAAATCACCATGGTGGACATTAGGATTTAAATACCAA GAAGTCGCTGAGATTGCAGAATGGGAGGATGAACAGATTGAGTTCATCAAGGAAAAAGTGACAGAAGAGGGTAGACAGGAGGATCTGAAGAAGGGTAAAGCACCAGAACAG GTAGCATTGGATGAAGCTGCATTTTTGTTGGATTTGGCCTCAATTGATGGGACCTGGGATGAAGTTGTAGATCGTGTTGCTGAATGTTACATGGAAGCTGGACTTTGTGATATTGCAAAGTTTATACTCTATAGGGAGTAA
- the LOC135588467 gene encoding protein IN CHLOROPLAST ATPASE BIOGENESIS, chloroplastic-like isoform X1 translates to MRAGVAVVASRGAFATAAMSSFRRLKPIVRCSSSSPSTAVSTTIPTSTSFDHISFIKDIAATRPPEHLNYLLNMLQSRGGAVISPAAKEGLVPLVIPLSESSAGTLTCLLRWPTSPPGMEMPVVEVHKHGVWLLAKSVDQYIHRILVEEDAKAQDSNKLWNASSEAGEKLYKRGDFLESQIADLDVYLLKKVGLFPDVIERKVSRHLERGDQVSAMITGEFYTKNHFPGFGRPFAFNAQLLLKVGRKLEAKDAARGSLKSPWWTLGFKYQEVAEIAEWEDEQIEFIKEKVTEEGRQEDLKKGKAPEQVALDEAAFLLDLASIDGTWDEVVDRVAECYMEAGLCDIAKFILYRE, encoded by the exons ATGCGGGCCGGGGTGGCGGTGGTGGCGAGCAGGGGCGCGTTCGCCACTGCGGCCATGTCTTCCTTTCGCCGGCTCAAACCCATCGTCCGATGCTCCTCCTCTTCGCCTTCCACCGCCGTCTCCACCACCATCCCTACCTCCACCTCCTTCG ACCATATTTCTTTCATCAAAGATATTGCTGCAACAAGACCTCCTGAGCATCTGAATTACTTGTTGAACATGCTTCAATCACGAG GCGGAGCAGTAATATCTCCTGCAGCCAAAGAAGGACTGGTTCCTCTTGTTATTCCTTTATCAGAAAGCTCTGCAG GAACTTTGACATGCTTACTAAGATGGCCAACTTCTCCTCCTGg GATGGAAATGCCAGTTGTAGAAGTTCATAAACATGGTGTTTGGCTTCTAGCAAAGAGT GTTGATCAGTACATCCATAGAATCCTCGTCGAGGAAGATGCCAAAGCTCAAGATAGTAATAAATTATGGAATGCTTCATCTGAAGCTGGAGAAAAGCTATACAAAAGGGGTGACTTTTTGGAGTCTCAAATTGCTGatcttgatgtatatcttttgaaGAAG GTTGGATTGTTTCCAGATGTTATTGAGCGGAAGGTTTCACGCCATTTGGAGAGAGGGGACCAA GTTTCTGCCATGATCACGGGAGAGTTTTACACAAAGAATCATTTCCCAGGATTTGGCCGTCCTTTTGCATTCAATGCACAGCTTTTGCTAAA GGTTGGGCGTAAGCTTGAAGCCAAAGACGCAGCTCGGGGGTCTCTGAAATCACCATGGTGGACATTAGGATTTAAATACCAA GAAGTCGCTGAGATTGCAGAATGGGAGGATGAACAGATTGAGTTCATCAAGGAAAAAGTGACAGAAGAGGGTAGACAGGAGGATCTGAAGAAGGGTAAAGCACCAGAACAG GTAGCATTGGATGAAGCTGCATTTTTGTTGGATTTGGCCTCAATTGATGGGACCTGGGATGAAGTTGTAGATCGTGTTGCTGAATGTTACATGGAAGCTGGACTTTGTGATATTGCAAAGTTTATACTCTATAGGGAGTAA